CATTGCCACAGTTTGATTATCAAGGATTAAAAGCAAAAAGGGAACTCTATAATGAACTGCATCAATTAATGGAGGAATTCCTGAATGGAAAAAGGTAGAATCTCCAATTATTGAGATAACATCCTGTTTTTTATTCCCCAGTTCAAAAGCTTTACTGAAGGCAAAACCAAAGGAAACGCTTGCCCCCATATTTAAAACAGTATCTGTTGCTTCAAAATTAAGTGCAAGGGTGTAGCAACCTATATCTCCAGCATATATTGCCTTTTTACCAAATATTTTTTTTACTGAAAATAGTGCAGCTCTATGAGCACAGCCAGGGCAAAGAGAAGGTCTTTTGAGTGGTGGTATCTGAAGTGTTTTTCTATTTTTTATCAAACCAAGTTTTTCAAGAATTTCTTCACAAACCTCGGGTGTAATCTCTCCTTGTTTTGGAACCAAGCCATTTCTTCTTCCTTCTGTATCAAGCTGTAACTCAATGACAGGATAGGTTTCCTCAACAGAGATTATACGATTGAATTTTTCTATAAAATTGAATTTTTCTTTTGATAAAGGATAGGGTATGTCAAGTTTACAAAGAGTAATTTTATCCTGAAGCCCATACTCTTCAATAAGTTCATAAATATAGGCAAATACAGCGCCACTTGAAAGTACAAGAATCTCTCCATTAAAGAAGAGTTTTGGTTTATTTTGTGCTGCAATCTTTTCAATCTTTTCGTTTAATAATCTATGAAGTTCAAGTCTTTGTTTTGGAGTTGCTGCAAATCTGCTTAATTGTTTTGACCAGTCCTTTGAAGACTTAAAATGTGGCTGTATTGTGTTACTTGATTCGAAATCTTTTATATCAACGATTGCTCTTCCATGGGAGATTCTTGTGGTGCTGCGAAGCATCACTGGAATGCTAAATTTTTCACTTAATTCAATGGCTTTTTGAGCGAATTCATAAGCTTCTTCAACAGTTGAGGGGTCTAAAACAGGAATTTTTGCTGCCATTGCCATAAATCTGCTGTCCTGTTCTGTCTGGGATGAGTGGGGACCTGGGTCATCAACGCTTATCACTACAAAACCAGCTACTGTGCCCACATAGGCAGAATTCATAAAGGGATCCATTGCAACATTGAGACCTACTTGCTTCATTGTAACAGCACTTTTTATGTTTGCAAGACAGGCTCCATAGGCTATCTCATAGGCAACCTTTTCATTAATTGACCAGTCAGCAAAGGCTTTAAGAGAGAATTGTTTTATAAGGCTTTGGACAGCAGGAATAATCTCACTTGAAGGAGTTCCGGGATATCCGGTTATAAACCTAACTCCTCCATGAATTAAACCATGTGCAATTGCTTCATTACCAGAAAAATAAAACTTGGACATCTTTATATGATAAAAAATTTTTACCTCTTATGCAACAGAAACATCAGAATATGGTAAAAATTAGGAAGTATTTTAAGAACGTGATTTCATAAAAGAAAATTTTATATCATAGTAAATATGTGCATATTACATACTGAAATGTCCACTGTATATGGTGGGGAAATAAAATTTCTGGCATTTATTTATGATTCTAAATAATTCCATTCCTGTGGTCATGTATCATCATGGATTAAGAGCATTCAGACATTTTTTCAGACATGTCTATGATGTAGATATTGATAAAGACAAGTTCAAAATAGTTGAAGAAAAGGCAAAAAAATGAGAAAATTATATAAAAGCGATATAAATAAGTTTCTCAATTTTCTTGAAAAATTATTAAAATAAAATTTTGGAAACTCGAACGAACTGTAAAACGAAGAGGTATAATTAAAATGAGAATACTTCACACTGAATGGTCAGAAGGATATGGAGGACAGGAAAGAAGGATTCTTTTGGAATGTAAAGGATTTAAAGCAAGAGGACATTATGTAGCAATAGCATGCAGGCCTCAAGCCAGGCTTTATAAGTGGGCAAAAAAAGAGGGTATTGAAGTTTTTGAGGTTCCATTCCATAAGGCGTTAGATTTTAAATCTATTTTTAAACTTATAAAAATTATAAGAGAAAAAAATATAGAAATTGTAAATACTCACAGTGGTATTGATTCATGGTGTGGAGGATTGGCTGCCAAGTTAGCTTCTGTTTCTGTCTTAGTTAGAACAAGGC
The nucleotide sequence above comes from Thermodesulfovibrio aggregans. Encoded proteins:
- a CDS encoding thiamine pyrophosphate-dependent enzyme — encoded protein: MSKFYFSGNEAIAHGLIHGGVRFITGYPGTPSSEIIPAVQSLIKQFSLKAFADWSINEKVAYEIAYGACLANIKSAVTMKQVGLNVAMDPFMNSAYVGTVAGFVVISVDDPGPHSSQTEQDSRFMAMAAKIPVLDPSTVEEAYEFAQKAIELSEKFSIPVMLRSTTRISHGRAIVDIKDFESSNTIQPHFKSSKDWSKQLSRFAATPKQRLELHRLLNEKIEKIAAQNKPKLFFNGEILVLSSGAVFAYIYELIEEYGLQDKITLCKLDIPYPLSKEKFNFIEKFNRIISVEETYPVIELQLDTEGRRNGLVPKQGEITPEVCEEILEKLGLIKNRKTLQIPPLKRPSLCPGCAHRAALFSVKKIFGKKAIYAGDIGCYTLALNFEATDTVLNMGASVSFGFAFSKAFELGNKKQDVISIIGDSTFFHSGIPPLIDAVHYRVPFLLLILDNQTVAMTGNQKTLSTPHDFLGQPLKTVSIEDIVKSLGVNFIKVVDPYDFQNSLNTLKEAKEFLKKNNEPAVIVFRHLCINTKQGLQNNPKIPVKIEKELCKGCMICIKEFECPAIVFDDEEKKANIDKTLCISCGFCINVCPTKAITLI